In Halococcus agarilyticus, a single genomic region encodes these proteins:
- a CDS encoding helix-turn-helix transcriptional regulator, with product MTVLSRFNHLDSELTMVGGMRHLMESALDNIRFLSRSHHRVSVLRSLLQESHDRAGLRKKTGASSSTLGRILGDFTDRGWVVRSGHRYETTPMGDLIGREFVRVLESMETVEQLHDAVAWLPSEGMDFDLSCLQNAEVVTAAGGNPFMPIITLSGRLGAATEVRAIASVAIPQPLAVIREAVTNETQTVQMVATTSFFDAIESDPEMQSSVREIAATDRSEVCRYEDDFPYNLAITDDKLLMTVTDGGQMPRALIISDNEEVVSWAVSTYDSYRTQAEPLDPTFRAS from the coding sequence ATGACGGTTCTGTCTCGATTTAACCACCTAGATTCGGAACTTACGATGGTAGGGGGTATGAGACACCTTATGGAATCCGCGCTCGACAACATCAGGTTTCTATCGCGGTCACACCATCGCGTGTCCGTACTCCGGAGCCTCCTGCAGGAATCTCACGACCGGGCCGGGCTACGGAAAAAGACCGGCGCCTCCTCCTCGACGCTCGGGCGTATTCTCGGAGATTTCACGGACAGGGGATGGGTAGTCCGGTCCGGACACCGATACGAGACGACACCGATGGGCGACCTCATCGGGCGGGAGTTCGTTCGGGTGCTCGAGTCGATGGAAACCGTCGAACAACTTCACGACGCGGTGGCGTGGCTGCCGTCCGAGGGGATGGATTTCGATCTCAGTTGCCTCCAGAACGCAGAAGTGGTTACCGCTGCCGGCGGCAATCCCTTCATGCCGATCATCACACTCTCCGGGCGGCTCGGGGCGGCGACGGAGGTCCGGGCGATCGCCTCCGTCGCCATTCCCCAACCGCTCGCAGTTATCCGGGAGGCAGTGACGAACGAAACACAGACTGTCCAGATGGTCGCCACTACCTCCTTCTTCGACGCGATCGAGAGCGACCCGGAGATGCAGTCTTCCGTCCGTGAAATCGCCGCCACCGATCGTTCCGAGGTATGTCGGTACGAGGACGATTTCCCGTACAACCTGGCGATCACCGATGACAAACTCTTGATGACAGTCACCGACGGCGGGCAGATGCCGCGCGCGCTCATCATCTCGGACAACGAGGAGGTGGTGTCGTGGGCCGTATCGACGTACGACTCCTATCGGACCCAGGCAGAACCCCTCGACCCCACCTTTCGAGCGAGCTGA